In Pseudomonadales bacterium, the DNA window CAAAGGCTTACCAATAACTGACAAACAATCGGCCACATCGAACTGCGCAAACACGTCCTGCAGCGCCTCGATATGCTCGACCGCAACTTGCACAACTGCACCTAACTCCTCATTGAATAGGGTTTCAAGTGCTGAAGCGCCAGCCTGAATAGTCTCTAATTCGACGGCTAAACCACAATGACCGGCAAAAGCCATTTCAACTAAGGTGGTAAATAAGCCACCATCTGACTTATCGTGATAAGCTAGCAACAAACCATCGGCATTCGCTGCCTGCAGTGCATGAAAACCATTTTTTAGCACATCTGCATCATCGACATCTGGCGCTTGGTTACCTAGCGCATTGAAAACCTGCGCAACACAAGAGCCACCTAAACGTTTTTTACCGCGCGCAAAGTCTACTAACATTAACACACTAGGCTTCACAGCTGGCTTAGAGCCTATATGCAGCTGCGGTGTTAGCGTCTTGCGCACGTCCGTCACGGGTGCAAATGCCGAGATCACTAAGGATAGCGGCGCAGTAACTGACTTTTCAAGCTTACTGTTTTGTTCTTGCCATACCGTGCGCATTGACATCGAGTCTTTACCAACAGGGATAGCAATGCCAAGTGCCGGACAAAGTTCGATGCCGATTGCCTCAACTGCTTCATATAAAGCTTGATCTTCACTGCCATAGCCGGCGGCTGCCATCCAATTAGCCGATAACTTCACATCGCTTAGCTGCGCGATAGGTGCAGCAGCAATATTGAGCAGAGACTCAGCCACTGCCATACGCGCAGAGGCCGCTGGGTTGACTAGCGCAATGGGCGTGCGCTCACCCATAGACATCGCCTCACCAACATAGCTATCAAAACTACTGGTGGTGACTGCCACATCTGCAACCGGCACCTGCCAAGGCCCAACCATCTGGTCACGAACCACCTGACCAGTCACTGAACGGTCGCCAATGGTGATTAAAAATTGCTTACTGGCTACGGTTGGCAGCTGAAGTACCCGTTCAGCCGCCTCTAATAGGTCGAGTTCTTGGCCGTCAAAACCGGGTAAATCAAGAGTTTGTCGCGTGAATTGACGGTGCATCTTTGGCGGCTTGCCAAATAATACATCCATCGGTAAATCAACCGGATTATTACCAAACTCGCGATCGCTTAAGCGCAGATGCTGTTCAGCAGTAGCTTCCCCCACCACTGCATAAGGGCAACGCTCGCGCTGACAGATCGATTCAAATAGCGATAAGTTGTCATCACTTACCGCCAAGGTATAACGCTCCTGCGACTCATTACACCAAATCTCAAGCGGTGACATTGATAGCTCATCATTGGGAATTTGCCGCAGCTCAAAATTTGCGCCACAGCCACCATCTTTGGCTAACTCTGGGAAAGCATTCGATAAACCACCTGCGCCAACGTCGTGAATAAAGGCTATCGGATTGTCATCACCTAAAGCCCAACAGCGGTCGATCACTTCCTGACAACGCCGCTCAATTTCAGGGTTTTGACGCTGTACCGATGCAAAATCAAGGTCTTCTGATGAGCTGCCAGAGGCAACAGATGAAGCCGCGCCGCCGCCAAGACCAATCAACATGGCTGGACCACCCAAGACAATTAACTTGGTCGATGGTGCAAACTCGCGCTGCTCTATATGCTCTTGTTTAATATTACCGTATCCGCCTGCCAGCATAATCGGCTTGTGGTAACCCCTTACCTCTTCGCCATTCACGGTAGTCACAAGATTTTCATAACTGCGAAAATACCCGCAAATATTTGGCCGACCAAATTCGTTATTAAAGGCTGCACCACCAATCGGCCCTTCTAACATAATATCTAATGCGCTAACAATACGATCAGGCTTACCGTAAGGCGTTTCCCATGGCTGCTGATAACCAGGAATTTGTAAGTTAGATACGCTAAATCCGGTTAAACCCACTTTAGGCTTAGAGCCCCGGCCTACTGCGCCCTCATCGCGGATCTCACCGCCTGAGCCAGTTCCGGCACCGGCAAAGGGCGAAATAGCAGTTGGGTGGTTATGGGTTTCAACCTTCATCAGTATGTGCACTGGCTCATGCTGGTAAGCATACTCACCCGTTAATGTATCTGGA includes these proteins:
- the purL gene encoding phosphoribosylformylglycinamidine synthase, with protein sequence MLTLAGNSALSPFRQQKLSAQILAETGLSLSLSARYMHFVDLANELDADQREVLHALLEYGPRLGEVDQQGTLFLLLPRLGTISPWSSKATDIAHNCGLQAVKRIERGIAVYVHAEVTAAQYTAVADVLHDRMVEQVCSEFEAASALFQQSAAKPMQSIDMLSQGRAALEQANQNLGLALAEDEIDYLFDRFSELARNPNDIELMMFAQANSEHCRHKIFNASWEIDGEMQDKSLFGMIKNTYQQSPDNVLSAYADNASVITGHSAGRFYPDTLTGEYAYQHEPVHILMKVETHNHPTAISPFAGAGTGSGGEIRDEGAVGRGSKPKVGLTGFSVSNLQIPGYQQPWETPYGKPDRIVSALDIMLEGPIGGAAFNNEFGRPNICGYFRSYENLVTTVNGEEVRGYHKPIMLAGGYGNIKQEHIEQREFAPSTKLIVLGGPAMLIGLGGGAASSVASGSSSEDLDFASVQRQNPEIERRCQEVIDRCWALGDDNPIAFIHDVGAGGLSNAFPELAKDGGCGANFELRQIPNDELSMSPLEIWCNESQERYTLAVSDDNLSLFESICQRERCPYAVVGEATAEQHLRLSDREFGNNPVDLPMDVLFGKPPKMHRQFTRQTLDLPGFDGQELDLLEAAERVLQLPTVASKQFLITIGDRSVTGQVVRDQMVGPWQVPVADVAVTTSSFDSYVGEAMSMGERTPIALVNPAASARMAVAESLLNIAAAPIAQLSDVKLSANWMAAAGYGSEDQALYEAVEAIGIELCPALGIAIPVGKDSMSMRTVWQEQNSKLEKSVTAPLSLVISAFAPVTDVRKTLTPQLHIGSKPAVKPSVLMLVDFARGKKRLGGSCVAQVFNALGNQAPDVDDADVLKNGFHALQAANADGLLLAYHDKSDGGLFTTLVEMAFAGHCGLAVELETIQAGASALETLFNEELGAVVQVAVEHIEALQDVFAQFDVADCLSVIGKPLSGDKIVITEAGQTLIDDSRVRLHQLWAKTSYHIQSMRDNPECALQEFEKIADADDNGIQPLISFDAQDDIAAPFINQGARPQIAILREQGVNGQTEMAAAFDKAGFNAVDVHMSDLISGRTSLEGFRGLAACGGFSYGDVLGAGEGWAKTILYNPQLRDQFAAFFERQDSFSLGVCNGCQMMSQLKHIIPGAEHWPRFVRNQSEQFEARYAQIQIADSASVLLQGMQGSVIPVAVAHGEGRAEFGSDAQLAAAQGLVAARFVDSQHQATLRYPDNPNGSPDGLTALTSVDGRATIMMPHPERVFRTVNHSWAPSDWGEDSPWMRIFRNARRWVA